Proteins found in one Vagococcus carniphilus genomic segment:
- the hpt gene encoding hypoxanthine phosphoribosyltransferase, which translates to MLEKDIEKTFYSEEQIQERVKALGEAISNDYEDKFPLVVGVLKGAVPFLADLVRAMNIHMEMDFMDVSSYGNATVSSGEVRILKDLSTVVEGRHILIVEDIVDSGRTLRYLVDLLKHRKAASVKIVTMLDKPEGRVVEMDADYIGFEVPNEFVVGYGLDYAEDYRNLPYIGVLKPEIYENN; encoded by the coding sequence ATGTTAGAGAAAGATATAGAAAAAACATTTTATTCAGAAGAACAAATCCAAGAACGTGTGAAAGCTTTAGGAGAAGCTATTAGCAACGATTATGAGGACAAATTTCCTCTAGTTGTTGGTGTCTTAAAAGGTGCTGTACCTTTTTTAGCTGACTTAGTTCGCGCAATGAATATTCATATGGAAATGGATTTTATGGATGTATCTAGTTATGGAAACGCAACAGTCTCTTCAGGAGAAGTGCGTATTTTAAAAGATTTAAGTACGGTAGTTGAAGGTCGTCACATTCTAATTGTAGAAGATATCGTTGATAGTGGTCGTACACTGAGATATTTAGTTGATTTATTGAAACACCGTAAAGCAGCATCCGTTAAAATTGTAACAATGCTTGATAAGCCAGAAGGTCGCGTTGTTGAAATGGACGCAGATTACATTGGATTTGAAGTGCCGAATGAATTTGTGGTAGGATACGGCTTAGATTACGCTGAAGATTACCGTAATTTACCATATATCGGTGTTTTAAAACCAGAGATTTACGAAAATAATTAA
- the lysS gene encoding lysine--tRNA ligase produces MNDQLIVRREKMAELREKGLDPFGTRFERTTNSKELHETYDEHTKEELQELNLTATVAGRMMTKRGKGKVGFAHLQDREGQIQIYVRKDAVGEEEYELFKQADLGDFVGVTGQIMKTDMGEVTIKPTSLTFLTKALRPLPDKYHGLTNVEQKYRQRYLDLISNRDSFDTFVKRSEIIREVRNYLNTHGYLEVETPTLHNIAGGAAARPFITHHNALDMELYLRIALELHLKRLIVGGMEKVYEIGRVFRNEGIDTTHNPEFTMLEVYTAYTDYKDIMDLTEGIITHTAKTVLGKLQIEYGEYQVNLEGPWKRIHMVDAIKEECGVDFWKEMTDEEARAIAKEHDIELGEHMDYGHVINEFFEKYVEHTLIQPTFIYGHPTSISPLAKKNADDGRFTDRFEVFIVGKEYGNAFTELNDPIDQRERFEAQMKEKDLGNDEAQGIDEDFIEALEYGMPPTGGLGIGIDRLVMLLTNSQSIRDILLFPTMR; encoded by the coding sequence ATGAATGATCAATTAATCGTACGTAGAGAAAAAATGGCGGAGTTACGCGAAAAGGGACTAGATCCATTTGGCACTCGTTTTGAACGTACTACTAATTCTAAAGAACTTCATGAAACATATGATGAACATACAAAAGAAGAATTACAAGAACTTAACTTAACAGCAACTGTAGCAGGTCGTATGATGACTAAGCGTGGTAAAGGTAAAGTTGGCTTTGCTCACTTACAAGACCGCGAAGGCCAAATTCAAATTTATGTTAGAAAAGATGCTGTAGGTGAAGAAGAATACGAATTATTTAAACAAGCTGATTTAGGAGACTTTGTTGGAGTAACAGGTCAAATCATGAAAACTGACATGGGTGAAGTAACAATTAAGCCAACAAGCTTAACATTTTTAACAAAAGCACTTCGCCCATTACCAGATAAATATCATGGCTTAACGAATGTCGAACAAAAGTATCGCCAACGTTATTTAGATTTAATTAGTAATAGAGATAGCTTTGACACATTTGTTAAACGAAGTGAAATTATTCGCGAAGTTCGTAATTATTTAAATACCCATGGCTACTTAGAAGTAGAAACACCAACATTACATAATATTGCTGGTGGAGCAGCAGCCCGTCCGTTTATTACACATCACAACGCTTTAGATATGGAATTGTATTTACGAATCGCTTTAGAGTTACATTTAAAACGATTAATCGTAGGTGGAATGGAAAAAGTTTATGAGATTGGCCGAGTTTTCAGAAATGAAGGAATTGATACAACTCATAATCCTGAATTCACTATGTTAGAAGTTTACACAGCTTATACAGATTATAAAGACATTATGGATTTAACAGAAGGTATCATTACTCATACAGCAAAAACTGTTCTAGGTAAACTACAAATTGAATATGGTGAATACCAAGTTAACTTAGAAGGACCATGGAAGAGAATTCATATGGTTGATGCTATTAAAGAAGAATGTGGTGTTGATTTTTGGAAAGAGATGACAGACGAAGAAGCTCGAGCGATTGCAAAAGAGCATGATATCGAATTAGGTGAACATATGGATTATGGTCATGTTATTAATGAATTCTTTGAAAAATATGTAGAACATACATTAATTCAACCAACATTTATTTATGGTCATCCAACATCTATTTCACCGTTGGCTAAGAAAAATGCAGACGATGGTCGATTCACAGATCGTTTTGAGGTATTTATTGTAGGAAAAGAATATGGAAATGCCTTTACAGAGTTAAATGATCCGATTGATCAACGTGAACGTTTTGAAGCGCAAATGAAAGAGAAAGATTTAGGGAATGATGAAGCACAAGGTATCGATGAAGATTTCATCGAAGCTTTAGAGTATGGAATGCCTCCAACAGGTGGTTTAGGTATTGGGATTGATCGACTAGTTATGCTACTTACTAACTCTCAATCAATTAGAGATATCTTATTATTCCCAACAATGAGATAA
- the hslO gene encoding Hsp33 family molecular chaperone HslO: MTDYLVKALAFNGEIRAMATRTTDTVSEAQKRHDTWRAATAALGRTMTGSLLLGAMHKNDEKLTVKIQADGPVGAIVVDVDGKGNVKGYVKNPEVNLPPNELGKIDVRGAVGTNGTFSVVKDLGLKEPVTGQVPIVSGEIAEDFTYYLANSEQVPSAVGLSVLVDNTDDDCVKAAGGFVIQVMPGASEATIVEIEKRLADIPQVSTLLDQGETPEAILNRLLGEENVEILETMPVQFFCDCSKERFASAIVTLGESELTKMIEEDEGAEAVCHFCGEKYQYNAAELTELRDEAIK; the protein is encoded by the coding sequence ATGACTGATTATTTAGTAAAAGCATTGGCTTTTAATGGTGAAATACGTGCAATGGCAACAAGAACAACAGATACAGTTAGTGAAGCTCAAAAAAGACATGACACATGGCGAGCAGCTACTGCAGCGCTTGGTCGTACAATGACAGGTTCTTTGTTATTAGGAGCTATGCATAAAAATGATGAAAAATTAACAGTGAAAATCCAAGCGGACGGACCGGTTGGCGCTATTGTAGTAGACGTTGACGGTAAAGGTAACGTTAAGGGATATGTGAAAAATCCAGAGGTGAATCTACCACCAAATGAATTAGGGAAAATCGATGTACGTGGTGCAGTAGGGACAAACGGAACTTTTAGTGTGGTAAAAGACTTAGGTTTAAAAGAACCAGTTACTGGACAAGTGCCAATTGTCTCAGGAGAAATTGCAGAGGATTTCACTTATTATTTAGCTAATTCAGAACAAGTACCATCAGCAGTTGGTCTAAGTGTATTAGTAGATAATACAGATGACGATTGTGTTAAAGCTGCTGGAGGATTTGTGATTCAAGTTATGCCAGGAGCAAGTGAGGCTACTATTGTTGAAATTGAAAAACGTTTAGCCGATATTCCACAAGTATCAACTCTACTTGATCAAGGTGAAACACCTGAAGCTATTCTAAACCGATTGTTAGGAGAAGAAAACGTTGAAATTTTAGAAACGATGCCAGTTCAATTTTTCTGTGATTGTTCAAAAGAACGTTTTGCTTCAGCAATTGTAACTCTAGGAGAGAGTGAGTTAACTAAAATGATTGAAGAAGATGAAGGAGCGGAAGCTGTTTGTCATTTCTGTGGTGAAAAATATCAATACAACGCAGCTGAATTAACAGAATTAAGAGATGAAGCAATCAAATAG
- the ftsH gene encoding ATP-dependent zinc metalloprotease FtsH yields the protein MNNKKNSGMKNSLYYIIVFLSMIMIVYFFFGQGGDQSPSINYSTFYQQLKDEQVKEFSVQPSNGVYKITGEYFEDQKVTDSGGLPVFGKTKVKSKRFTTTVLPNDSTLANINEAAKSAKTKFVVKEQSSSGIWVQLLFSFLPLIFMVFLFYMLMGQGGQGGGNGRVMNFGKTKTKEADKKSITVRFSDVAGAEEEKQELVEVVEFLKDPRRFVALGARIPAGVLLEGPPGTGKTLLAKAVAGEAGVPFFSISGSDFVEMFVGVGASRVRDLFENAKKAAPAIIFIDEIDAVGRQRGAGMGGGHDEREQTLNQLLVEMDGFNGNEGVIVIAATNRSDVLDPALLRPGRFDRQILVGTPDVKGREQILRVHSRNKPLADDVDLKVVAQQTPGFAGADLENVLNEAALVAARRNKKKIDATDIDEAQDRVIAGPAKKDRVISKRQRELVAYHEAGHTICGLVLDDANVVHKVTIVPRGRAGGYMISLPKEDQFLITKNEMFERIVGLLGGRVAEEIVFGVKSTGASNDFEQATRLARSMVTEYGMSDSLGPVQYEGNHQVFVGRDYGQTKAYSEQVAYQIDEEVRNILKRAHEKAVEIIESHRGQHKLIAESLLEYETLDAKAIKSLFEDGVMPSKEKENEFPSEKEGSFEEAKEALARKDAEKQQEEKELEEEKHEEHSEVTESEESSNE from the coding sequence ATGAATAATAAGAAGAATTCAGGGATGAAAAATTCACTTTATTACATTATTGTTTTCTTATCGATGATAATGATTGTGTATTTCTTCTTTGGTCAAGGTGGAGATCAGTCTCCTAGCATCAATTATTCAACATTCTATCAGCAATTAAAAGATGAACAAGTCAAAGAATTCTCAGTCCAGCCATCTAATGGCGTTTATAAAATAACTGGTGAGTATTTTGAAGATCAAAAAGTAACAGACTCAGGTGGCTTACCTGTCTTTGGAAAAACAAAAGTAAAATCTAAACGTTTTACGACTACAGTTTTACCAAATGACTCAACCTTAGCCAATATCAATGAAGCTGCCAAAAGTGCTAAGACAAAATTTGTTGTCAAAGAGCAATCAAGTAGCGGTATTTGGGTCCAATTATTATTTAGTTTCTTACCATTAATCTTTATGGTGTTCTTGTTCTACATGTTAATGGGTCAAGGTGGTCAAGGCGGCGGAAATGGTCGTGTGATGAACTTTGGAAAAACAAAAACAAAAGAAGCAGATAAAAAATCAATTACAGTTCGCTTCTCTGACGTAGCAGGTGCTGAAGAAGAGAAACAAGAACTAGTAGAAGTAGTAGAATTCTTAAAAGACCCACGACGATTTGTCGCTCTGGGTGCTCGTATTCCGGCAGGTGTTCTTTTAGAAGGACCTCCGGGAACAGGTAAAACATTACTTGCTAAAGCAGTAGCCGGAGAAGCAGGCGTTCCTTTCTTCTCAATTTCAGGTTCTGACTTTGTAGAAATGTTCGTTGGTGTTGGGGCAAGTCGTGTACGTGACTTGTTTGAAAATGCTAAAAAGGCAGCCCCTGCTATTATCTTTATTGATGAGATTGATGCAGTTGGTCGTCAGCGTGGTGCTGGTATGGGTGGAGGACACGATGAACGTGAACAAACCCTTAACCAATTATTAGTTGAGATGGATGGTTTCAATGGAAATGAAGGAGTTATTGTCATTGCCGCTACTAACCGTTCAGACGTACTGGATCCAGCTTTATTAAGACCGGGTCGTTTTGACCGTCAAATCTTAGTAGGAACACCAGATGTTAAAGGTCGTGAACAAATTTTACGAGTTCATTCACGTAACAAACCTTTAGCAGACGATGTGGATTTAAAAGTGGTTGCTCAACAAACACCAGGCTTTGCCGGTGCAGATTTAGAAAACGTGTTAAACGAAGCAGCTTTAGTGGCAGCTCGTCGTAACAAGAAGAAAATCGATGCAACAGATATTGATGAAGCTCAAGATAGAGTTATTGCAGGACCTGCTAAAAAAGATCGCGTGATTAGTAAACGTCAACGTGAACTAGTTGCCTATCATGAGGCAGGGCACACAATTTGTGGGTTAGTCTTAGATGATGCTAACGTGGTTCATAAAGTAACGATTGTCCCTCGTGGTCGTGCGGGTGGTTATATGATTTCATTACCGAAAGAAGATCAATTCTTAATTACGAAGAACGAAATGTTCGAACGTATTGTTGGTCTTTTAGGTGGACGTGTTGCTGAAGAAATCGTCTTTGGTGTTAAATCAACTGGAGCAAGTAATGACTTTGAACAAGCAACTCGTTTAGCTCGTTCAATGGTAACTGAGTATGGTATGAGTGATTCATTAGGTCCTGTACAATACGAAGGTAACCATCAAGTCTTTGTAGGTCGTGACTACGGTCAAACAAAAGCTTATTCAGAACAAGTTGCTTACCAAATTGATGAAGAAGTTCGTAACATCTTGAAACGTGCTCATGAAAAAGCAGTTGAAATTATTGAGTCACATCGTGGGCAACATAAATTAATTGCTGAATCATTATTAGAGTATGAAACATTAGATGCTAAAGCAATTAAATCTTTATTCGAAGATGGTGTAATGCCTTCTAAAGAAAAAGAAAATGAATTTCCAAGTGAAAAAGAAGGTTCTTTTGAAGAAGCTAAAGAAGCGTTAGCTAGAAAAGACGCTGAAAAACAGCAAGAAGAAAAAGAATTGGAAGAAGAAAAACACGAAGAACATTCAGAAGTAACTGAATCAGAAGAGTCATCTAACGAGTAA
- the dusB gene encoding tRNA dihydrouridine synthase DusB, which translates to MAGISNSAFRVTVKEFGAGLVVCEMISDKGIQQRNKKTLEMLHIDETEHPLSLQIFGGNKENLVEAAQFVEENTTADIIDINMGCPVNKVIKAEAGARWLLDPDKVYEMVEAVSSAVKIPVTVKMRIGWDEEHILAVENAKAAQSAGASAIAMHGRTRVQMYEGKANWDVLKEVTPHLTIPFMGNGDVRTPEDAKRMLDYVGCDGVMIGRAALGNPWMIYRTQHYLETGELLEEPPASKKIETAKLHLERLVALKGEKIACLEFRQHAAYYLKGAPRATTTRLAVNKAQTKKEMFELLDEYIQNLALKGVVG; encoded by the coding sequence ATGGCAGGAATTAGTAACTCAGCTTTTCGAGTAACTGTGAAAGAATTTGGTGCTGGTTTAGTTGTCTGCGAGATGATTAGTGATAAAGGAATTCAACAACGAAATAAGAAAACATTAGAGATGCTACATATTGATGAAACGGAACATCCGTTAAGTTTGCAAATATTTGGCGGAAACAAAGAAAATTTAGTAGAAGCTGCTCAGTTTGTTGAAGAGAATACAACGGCAGATATCATTGATATTAATATGGGGTGTCCTGTTAATAAGGTGATTAAAGCAGAAGCAGGAGCCAGGTGGTTACTAGATCCAGATAAAGTCTATGAGATGGTAGAAGCAGTTTCTAGTGCAGTTAAAATTCCGGTGACTGTTAAGATGCGAATTGGTTGGGACGAAGAGCATATACTAGCTGTCGAAAATGCAAAAGCAGCCCAAAGTGCAGGAGCTTCAGCTATCGCTATGCATGGTAGAACAAGAGTGCAGATGTATGAAGGAAAAGCTAACTGGGATGTATTAAAGGAAGTAACACCTCATTTAACAATTCCTTTTATGGGAAATGGTGACGTGAGAACGCCAGAAGATGCAAAACGTATGCTAGATTATGTTGGGTGCGACGGAGTTATGATAGGAAGAGCAGCTTTAGGTAATCCATGGATGATTTACCGAACTCAGCATTATTTAGAAACGGGAGAACTATTAGAAGAACCACCTGCTTCTAAAAAAATTGAAACAGCCAAACTTCATTTAGAAAGATTAGTTGCTTTAAAAGGTGAAAAGATAGCCTGTTTAGAATTTAGACAACATGCTGCCTATTATTTAAAAGGAGCACCAAGAGCAACGACTACTAGGTTGGCTGTTAACAAAGCTCAAACTAAGAAAGAGATGTTTGAGCTATTAGATGAATACATTCAAAATTTAGCATTAAAAGGCGTTGTTGGTTAA